The following is a genomic window from Helicobacter ganmani.
GTAGAGTTTTATTCTTTTACAAATATTTTATGTAAAATGCACCCCTCTCAATACAAATGCACAATCCACAGGAATTCTGCCAATCTTTACAATTCCATAATATGCTTTTATTTATTTTTACAATCTCCTATTCTTGCAAAAAACCAATAAAATAAGAGTAAAATAACTTATAAATAAACACAAATATAAGAATACCCCCCAATTTTCTTACTCTTTACTCTCCTTCTTACTCTTATTTCCTTCACCCTCTTTTGTCTTTTTAGATTCTTTTGCAGGTAAAGATTCTTCTACAATAAATTCTCCTTTGAGTTTTTCTAAAGTCTTCTTTCCAAATCCTTTCACATTTCCTAATTCACTAACCGATTGAAAGGGTTTATTGGAGCGATATTCTATAATTGCTTGCGCCTTTGCTTCCCCTATTCCTTTGACACTCATTAATTCTTCTTTACTTGCAGTATTGAGATTGACTGCACCAAAGAGCCAAGAAACCATTAAGAATCCTAAAATTAAAAATCTCATTTTTTCTCCTTATTTTTAATGTAAAAAGTTTTTCATTGTATCTAAATTAAAGAAAGATTCTTGAAATCTCCTTTACAAAAAAGCTAAAAAAGATTCCATTGTTACAGAAGGGAACATTGTTTGGAATGCTTCAATATTTTTGCTTGTTAGCTTTTATATTTCAAGACTTAAAGGACAAATCCTAAGCCAACATTGTGTTTTCTATCACATTATTGTATTCCTGTCCTTGCAAGGAGCAACGCGCAAAGCAATCCATACCGCAAGAATCTCTCCCTTTACGATTCCAATTCCATTGTGAAGTT
Proteins encoded in this region:
- a CDS encoding ComEA family DNA-binding protein; the encoded protein is MRFLILGFLMVSWLFGAVNLNTASKEELMSVKGIGEAKAQAIIEYRSNKPFQSVSELGNVKGFGKKTLEKLKGEFIVEESLPAKESKKTKEGEGNKSKKESKE